gcttcgcgagcacggcgagggtgtgttttctggcctcggcggccgcagaaggcacacgctacaagacgatctgatcctgcaggctcgggtcttcacgctgaagggagccgtagcaccctcggcatcgacgacgtcttcagcaaagtccgaccaggcctcggacggcgacgcggtccaggaactcctccgggaatccggcccgagtaggcggctcggccggttacccctggggcctcggccaaccggcctccaagggcgccagcccgacccgaggcctcggctgatcgactttggcgtcggctccgctgacggacaacacggctaggctccggccaaccaggttcccattctcgagccaactccgcctccgttcatactgatatcgctacccctggcctcggctcatcgaagggcggccgaggggtctctttaactaagctagaggagccccagacaacaaggccgatcgggctgagggattcctacgcctccgggatacggatacctcactcgtcaccttgacacggggcgactcatgctcggTAAagtggttcagataatcaacagacgagacttagtgctcgaaaatgaggaaaaacacggctccgtgccgaaattacatacatgttcaggccccgacagccgcaatgaacaaaaaacacactggcattcaaagtgccatcacaaacggaactccggttccgtccccatgggtacgagcgacctcgggcctgcggggtgacgaacgccgggaggctcgccagcgacctctgcagcagcagccatggcccCGGGTGAatgcggccaccggaaggctcttgctcgtggtcccgctcaagggacacgaacaagccatcaaggccaaagagcgggccgctcccaagcgctccggtagatcctcgctgccgtcctcgccgcgaatgcgaggaggaagacggaatgttgcatcctagctggacagcaacagttcgccttccccggcatgactggaggacgactccgtcgtagcgcgggagggcgattgccaccaccagaagctggaagaggaggtggttcgccgacccgcacatgaggtagagccccggctcgcctcgacccccgccccagcgaggatgacgaacacacccgatgctgagggcgggatcacagcctggtttgcctctccccatccaggagctggaggtcaccgtcttgggtgaccaccggcgggagAAAGCaaccaggctgcgtgatgaaaatccttgaagccgaacgatggctgagaggtaccaactcccatggggttgcgttcctccaacgaggaggcggaaaggcggcggatacccctcatccgggggcttggaagatggaaagacacgacgcacaagggaggaagaagacatggttgccttccgaaaggagtctccctccttttaaacgcaactctccctacgtgcgcccccagacgccgcgggctgagtcttctccaacacgctccaaggccctcccctgcgactcgagggctgggtcccgcatgtcatgcaaaccagctcagggcagaagaagccaaaccgccgcgcgtggtgcgcacgaccgtccagcggttacaagcgaccccccacttttgcccagaccaacgggcggaaggggcgggcagccatgcagacggcatgcaaccgcgccaggtggacgcgcttctccgacttctgacacgccagcttggaagcccaggcccacgcgtcaagcaaccggcgcgccagttgctgcatgcaagcaaccgcaccgccacttgtgccaccgtcgcgcctcttcggttgcggagcctatgccgcgactcgaggcgacccagcagcgccagcctggcgcgttggtcaaagcgaccgaaagtgggccggcagtaatggcggtggcaggcgggcgggcgcagcaggcacgtggtcagccaggctcacgtctcatcctgggacagcaagagagcctcctcccacggcgtgaagacggtgcacccgtgacccgttcctcgaacggatcgcgcacgcgtaacggccaccccgccaaccactcgccccgtcgcattaactccacggcgggacacgcggcgcctctggcaggagaagcgcgcgacgcttcgccttcgccgtaataaccgcgtcaaaaagaggtacgccacgtcgttcgatttcgtatcccttttcctttttcctctttctctatctcttgcaacagggaccaggaaagggggatgccccgaaaaggatccttttccgcgaaggaaccgggctccgagccccccctactgatcaggggttcgaagactggccctccgaagggttcaacagtcgcctcagatcgcgtgggcccgacacccactactggtcaggggttcgaaggccagccccccgaagggttccatggccgcctcaggctactcgggctccgcgcccattactgatcaggggttcgaaggctggcccccgaagggttcacagtcgcctcagacaccgagcgagggatgaccaggggtacgttcgatacataaccgaggctcgggctgcgctcccgaggtaccctaggacatttccgagaccagcgggaacgatcttgtaacggaatcccatcggagggaggcatcgagccctcggaccccgtcaccaggggaccgggtccggcaaatcacccgcaggtacttttgggcgtgcctctgggcccctagccgacccccaacgaacggggcacggacgtccactcggattaccggcttgcagctcaccggagacaccatgttcggtgcccatcgagggtaacatggcgcactccccccctcctccttgcggaaaggcgacgtaggggcgtatgtaaaaagtcgagtctgtccctgatcgtcctctcgccctgtgcagaggctcgggggctgctctcgcaaaaaccggctccggccaaaccgttgacagcgtcaacataccagcccgagagcttgggccccgaccgtgcacccgggctacggccagttcgcatgagggaacgaccagaccagccgaagcattacgcaaggtattaagacctcgaaggagtgtaaccactcctccgaggcctcgggggctacactcggcgggtgcgctcgcgcgcacccaccggaacaaaatgcaaccgagaaaggctggtccccttgcaaataagtgcgacgaaagcctccaagcgagtgctaacactcccttcgaggctcgggggctactgtcggggaccataattaggggtaccctcaagacgcctaattctcagctggtaacccccatcagcataaagctgcaaaggcctgatgggtacgattaagtcagggatcagtccacgcgagtgactcgatcacgcttcatccgagcctagcctcggccaagggcagccgacctcgagagacttccgtctcgcccgaggcccccctttttacggcggacacatcaccggctcgcccgaggccttggcttcgctcagaagcaaccctgactaaatcgccacaccgactgaccaagttgcaggagcatttaacacaaaggtggcctgacacctttatcctgacacgcacccccccggcagagccgaagtgaccgccgtcactccaccgctccactgaccagtctgacagaaggacagcgccgcctgcgccactccgactgtggtgccactcgacagagtgagtctgacaggcagtcaggccttgccaaaggcgccacggcgaactccgctccgcccgaccccagggctcggactcgggctaagacccggaagacggcgaactccgctccgcccgaccccagggctcggactcgggctaagacccggaagacggcgaactccgctccgcccgaccccagggctcggactcgggctaagacccggaagacggcgaactccgctccgctcgaccccagggctcggactcgggctaagacccggaagacggcgaactccgctccgcccgaccccagggctcggactcgggctaagacccggaagacgacgaaactccgcctcgcccgaccgcagggctcggactccgccctggcctcggccgaacgacctccgcctcgcccgaccccatggctcggactcggcctcggcaacagaagacagactcaacctcgacttcggaggagcccccacgtcaccctgcctagggcacagacccgccacgtcaacaggaagcgccatcatcgtcctaccctgaatcgactcgggtcacggagaacaagaccggcgtcccatccggccagctccgccggatgggcaatgatggcgctccacaagctctgtgacgacggcggcccccagctctcttacggaagcagggcgacgtcagcaaggactcgaccgctccaacagctgtccctccgccaggctccgtcgcacctccgacagccacgacatcacgccagcaaggtgccaagacctctccggctgccacattggcatgtacctagggcgctagctctctctccgctagacacgtagcactctgctacaccccccattgtacacctggatcctctccttacgactataaaagggaggaccagggccttcttagaagaggttggccgcgcgggaccgaggacgggacaggcgctctcttggggccgttcgcttccctcacccgcgtggacgcttgtaacccccctactgcaagcgcacccgacctgggcgcgggacgaacacgaaggccgcgggacttccacctctctcacgctcgactccggccacctcgcctctccccccttcgcgctcgcccacgcgctcgacccatctgggctggggcacgcagcacactcactcgtcggctttgggacccccctgtctcgaaacgccgacactatccaAGAGCGGTGGTGATTCGAATCGATTACTGACCAGCTGGCGGGGTATtcctaacacaaatcacacacacagtACTTCGTGAGATACGGTCACCACCATACGTATTCCAGAAGCAGACCGACTATACTTTGCGGGTACAACAGAAGCAACCATACCCATGGACCTCCCGACTACCAGAGAGTCAGGTGGCCGCCATGACCATGGGTCATCTCGATGTGTCCCCGCCGCTCCTCAACCACACCAGTAAGTGCACCCCAAGGTCGAACCCGACTGGAATAGTATTTTGGCTTCACAGTCGAAACGAGTTATCCATCTAGCTATGTGATTAGGTATAATTTCAACATGACTCGAAGGACCACAACAGTATGGTCCTTAATTGATATAGGTGGGATCACTATGGCCTACATTCCCTCATAAGACTCCGCCCGGTCTCAAAATTAACCTTTATATTATCATGGATATTACCCAATGACTTTATCCAAACCAAGCATAAGGTAACCACCTATATCTCGCAGGTGACAGGAAATCACCCGACTTCTACCGTCTAAGCAGACCTAACATTTTAAGCGTACTTAACTAACCAGGTAATAAGGATGGGATAAACAACGATAATCAAGGataaatgcagcaattgtttccaaacaactcctacaatcTAATGCAACAAACATAGGCAGGTGGTAAATAAATCAATTACTGCAAACCGTAGAAATTACATGTCGGGGCTCGCCTTTCTCGAAGGAATTTGGGTGGTGGTCAGGGCTCTCCTAGGCTTCAGCTTCAGGCTCAATCTCCTCAGCAAAAACCTCTTGTAGCTCCTCGGCAGCTCTTGTATGATACATGTGTGCAACTATGAGGGCAGAGAATGCATAGTGCCAGAGATGCATGATGCTTATGGGGTGCATGCGGTTTGCAACATTCTTTACGGTTTAATTTTCATAGGTTAAATACAAACTGGTTCTACAACCACTACGATATGGGTCCGATTCTGCCCTCGATATCTATGACGGAGGACGCCCCCAACGTCATCGGATACAGTGAAGTTGACGTGTCCCTTAAGAAACTTTTTCCCATACTAAGCATTGTGTCAACCACTACAGTATGGGCAACCTCTCCAGGGACTTGTCTCAATCACATCCAAGGACTTAGGCCCTTCCCCTCTCCCGCTCAGCTTGTAATCCCTACTGCAAGCACTTtggtgcgagtaatataagcctcatgCTCCCTCTTTTGGAAGTAGAGCCTTGCGTAGCCCGAATCAGGATAAATCGCTTGTGTCAACTCGCATCACCATCTGGGTCTGGGGCACGCAGCATCATTTCACTAGTTGGTTAGGACCACAAGTCCAAACACCAACATTATGAATATCATGGTCATCACAAAATAAAATTTAAAATTTAATTTTTGTAGAAAGACTAATAAATAAACATAGATCATTCTCGTAGTTATTTTTGGGAATTTTATAGTTCTGACCTTAGTTTTGGCACGTTGCTTATATATGCTACTAGTTTCGGTTGATGCTCAATTTTGTCCAATAGTTTCGGTTGATGCTCAATTTTGTCCCCGTCAAACCAATTTATCCTCAATTTTGCTACTCCGTCAGCAATCTGTTGCTTCGCCCACCGTTACCGACATGTGAGATTCACTACAGAATCTCTAGCCCACTTCAGCGTCCCATGTCTCACCTGTCAATATAAGTGCGCGAAGCAACATATTGCTGATGTTTGAGCACAAATTGGTCTGGCGGGTAGACAAAACTAAAACTAGTGGCAGGTCAGAACAGTACAAATCCCTATTTTTTACGAatgtttgacaactttttcatcaaTGTTTGATAGCCTTTTTTACTATAATGTACGGACATAATTCTAAGTATATATGTAAATGGAGTATACATATAAATGGagaaatattatttatatatgtgcGTAATGCGTAGCAACataggtgagagagagagagagacagagagagagagagagagagagagagagagagagagagagagagagagagagagagacgagaGAGACGAGAACGGGGAATGCTGATACAATACAAGAACACCCAGCCGGATAGACGCAAGCGTATGTATGTCTCCCAACGTCAATCGCTGAAATCGATAGTGGCGGTGGAAAGGATGTTGTCCCCGGTGGTGGGGTGCGCCGCCGGCACGTCGTTCACCACCGCAGTCCCCTGCTGCCACACGTGGGTGAACTTGCTGCTCCCCTGCTGCCCGTTCCCGGCCGGCAGCGCCAGCGTCGCGTACAGCACCATCTCCTTCCCGTCCACGTACTCCGCCGCCACGTCCGACACCGGGAACGCCAGATCCCCGGGCGCGGCGGGCGCCATGGACGGCGCGTAGCTGTCGAGCAGCGTCGGGTACGCGACGAGGCTGCCGTCGGAGCGCTGGAACGCGACCACGGCCTGCGTGCCGACCATGCCGGCGCGGCCGCTCGGGTTGATCCCCCACGCCACCCACCCGTCGTCGCCCTTGGCCTGCGGCGCCCGGAACGCGACGGCGACCGTGTTGGTGGCAGCCGTGTAGTTGTAGTGCAGCGTGGCGCCGAGGCGTGGCAGGTCCGCGCACGACGCGTAGGGGTTCTGCCCGCCGGTGGTGCCCGAGAAGGTGTGGCTTGAGCACGGTGCCGCCTTGGCGGCGGTGCTGCTCGGAGGAAGCGACGAGAGTGCAGCGATGGCCATGGCGACGGCGAGGGAGACGAAGGTGCTGGTGGTGGAGCCTCGGCGACCAACGGCGGCAGCTGCCATCGTCTCAGGGACACACTCTGGTTTGGCTCCCTACGACGGTAGTTGATGTGCCCGTGGAACTGATGTGCATATGTGATGGTGGGAGCATGAGCTGCGTCGTGAACTATATATATATGGGCGGGTCTGGATGGAGGCGGGTAGAACCGTAGAAGACGGTAATAAAACGCACGTCTATCTGGGTTGGTAAGACCACGCTTTTGTGATTTGCGTCTCTGGTCGTCTGAGTTGCAGTTACGACGGTTGTGAACTCTGCTGCTCTGCTCATGTCACGGATTTTAATTCTAGAAGCACCGTCACCTAGTCGATTTCATAATTCATTAACACAATCGGTAGGTCATCTGAAATAATTTGATCACCAGCCTTTTGCGAGCCGAGCATGGCTGCATGGGGTTTCTCTTTGGCAATTTCGCCGTAAACAGTAAgggtttgttcggttattcctatcacatatggattgaatgagattggaaaaaaataTGAAGGATTTTGACTTGTTCGGGATTTAAACTCATCCAATCCTAccaaatccatatggattgggaggAAAGCGAACAAGCCCTAATGGTGGTCCTTGGGACAGCCGGTCAGAATAATGAACTTGTACTAAAACCATGTAATTGCATTCATCATGCAAGAATGCATTCTGATTCTATGATGTTTGTATTCAGAGAATATGCATCATTATTCCATATTTTGTACAAGTATCGTGACCTGTGAGTACATTCTTCATTAGGATGCCGAATTTGCATATTCCGATTTGTTTGGTTGCATGGTTGGTCGTCAAACTTTGTTATACCAAACATTAGCCATGCCACGGTTTCTTAGGTGGTGTGTTTGGTTCAATACCGCCGTTGTGGCTTGCTGCTTGCCACACTTTGTCCACCTGTCATAGACATGTTCTTTGGCTAAACCTTGCCTAGGTTGGCAAGGAAGTGTGGTAACGTGTGTAAGACAACAACAAAAAACCATGTTATTGTAATTAGCCTTATAACTCAATCACATGTGTTTGAGAATGATGTTGTGTGGCATTTCATTCTTGCAATTGTGAATGCTTTCCCTTTTTCAATATTTTTGTTGGtagtgttgtcggggaccataattaggggtaccctcaagtctcctaattctcagctggtaaccccatcagcataaagctgcaaaggcctgatgggtacgattaagtcagggatcggtccattcgatgaACTcgatcacgtctcgcccgagcctagcctcggacaagggcagccgaccccggaggatctccgtctcgcccgaggcccccctccagcgacgaacctacctccagctcgcccgaggccctgtcttcgccaagaagcaaccctgaccaaatcgccgcgccaaccgacctgatcgcaggagcatttaatgcaaaggtgacctgacacctttaatcctgacacgcgtcctccagtcgacagagccgaagtgaccgcagtcacttcgccgctccacttaccggcctgacagaaggacagcgccgcctgcgccgctccgactgctgtgccgctcgacagagtgaggctgacaggcagtcaggcccgacctcaggcaccataggaagctccgcttcgcccgacccagggctcggactcgggctcagccccggaagacggcgaactccgctccgcccgacctagggctcggacttgggcttagccccagaagacgacgaactccgctttgcccgaccccagggctcggactcagccctggcctcagttgacggtctccgcctcgcccgacctaggggctcggactcgaccacggccacacgaagacagactcgacctcgacctcgaagaagcctccacatcgcccaacctagggcgcggaccgaccgcgtcgacaggaggcgccatcattaccctaccccgagctgactcaggctacggggaacaagaccggcgtcccatctggctcgctccgccagataggcaatgatggcgccccgcacgctctgtgacgacggtggctctcagcccccttacggaagcaagaggacgtcaacaaggactcgacagccccgacagctgtccttccaccaggctccagcgctcctccgacgaccacgacatcacacgaaccaggtgccaaaacctctccggctgccacgacggcatgtacttagggcgctagctctcctccgctagacacgtagcactcttctacaccccccattgtacacctggatcctctccttacgcctataaaaggaaggatcagggccctcttacagagggttggccgcgcgaggaagaggacgggacaggcgctcgcgtgaggccgctcgctccccctcccgcgtggacgcttgtaaccccctactgcaagcgcacccgacctgggcgcgggacgaacacgaaggccgcgggatttccacctctctcacgtccgtctccggccgctttccttctccccttcgcgctcggcctcgcgtcgacccatctggctggggcacgcggcgacatttcactcgtcggcccagggaccccccggtctcgaaacgccgacagttggcgcgccaggtaggggcctgctgcgtgttgacgaacagcttcccgtcaagctccagatgggcagtcgccagcaacctttccagcccgggacggtgctccgtttcgggagtcttgagttcatgtccctcgacggcagctacgacatgatactccttcccccgccgtgcgacagcgacaatggcggtcgacagcccgcccgccggcggcggaatcgacgacgtcttccccgcgtggtggaagaacaacattcaagctcaccctgccctctcccccgccgacggaggaggaggcggggcaaccaaggccaagcaggaggaggccccttgtcggctgtcgagcgagtcgacggcgccggcgccccaacagggggcgtgtcgggcatcgacctcgcgtttgagacgaagacgagcgtcgtctccccgcgacacgcaaattccgagcaaacggacgacgccagtgcgctcgcgaaaggcttgctgggcgtcacccttgtacctgggacgacggtgcagtcagtccctgacgtgacttcatcaccacccgtcgaccaagaggtacccaccggttcccatctcacccctaattggattcagcctcgacccgccaagcgacttcgctttggcagacgctctcgtagaggcaagtccaaaccctatggggtttcgtatgcggtcaccctgggaccggctgacggacgtctcgacccacggaccctcggggtccgaggaagatgacaagcccgacctctgttgggatttctctggacttggcaactccggtgccatgcgagacttcatgaccgcatgcgactactgcctttccgactgttccgacggtagccacagcctcggcgacgaggactgcggcccaagtcgcgaatgtttccacgtcgatctagggggtccctccgagggcaaccatctcgatatgccggagaacggtgatctccctaggcctgtgccacgcgttgacatcctgcaggagctagctgtggtccccgttccgccggggggtcatgacccacagctcgagcgaacccgcggggtgcaggccaggctcgacgagggagcaggagcacttgagccgatccaccgggacgtcgggcaggaatgggcgggccaacctccatccggagaagtgcgccatctaccccagggtatccagcaccgcatcgccgacgatgtcaggatgaggccgccaccctcttccagtggggtcggccagaacctggctgcatcagcaatgcttctccacgcgatgccggagccatcaaccaccgaggggcggcgaatccagggagagctcaagaatctcctggagggcgccgcggtccgacgggccgagagctccgcctcctggaggcaggggtacccctcggaacatcgtgccgcgacttcccgattcgtgcgggaagcctcggtccacaccgggcgcacgcgcaacacggcgcctgcggccccgggttgcctcggcaacgagcaccatcaccacgaccgtcgggcccacctcgacgagagggtgcgccgaggctaccaccccaggcgtggaggacgctacgacagcggggaggatcggagtccctcgcctgaaccacccggtccgcaggccttcagccgtgccatacgacgggcgccgttcccgacccggttccgacccccgactactatcacaaagtattcgggggagacgagaccggaactgtggctcgcggactaccggctggcctgccaactgggtggaacggacgatgacaacctcatcatccgcaacctccccctgttcctctccgacaccgctcgcgcctggttggagcacctgcctccggggcagatctccaactgggacgacctggtccaagtcttcgccggcaatttccagggcacgtatgtgcgccccggaaattcctgggatctccgaagctgccgacagcagccgggagagtccctccgggactacatccggcgattctcgaagcagcgcaccgagctgcccaacatcaccgattcagatgtcatcggcgcgttcctcgccggcaccacctgccgcgacctggtgagcaagctgggtcacaagacccccaccagggcgagtgagctgatggacatcgccaccaagttcgcctctggccaggaggtggtagaggccatcttccggaaggacaagcagccccagggccgcccaccggaagatgcccccgaggcgtcaactcagcgtggcgccaagaagaagggcaagaaaaagtc
This portion of the Zea mays cultivar B73 chromosome 2, Zm-B73-REFERENCE-NAM-5.0, whole genome shotgun sequence genome encodes:
- the LOC100282365 gene encoding uncharacterized protein LOC100282365 precursor encodes the protein MAAAAVGRRGSTTSTFVSLAVAMAIAALSSLPPSSTAAKAAPCSSHTFSGTTGGQNPYASCADLPRLGATLHYNYTAATNTVAVAFRAPQAKGDDGWVAWGINPSGRAGMVGTQAVVAFQRSDGSLVAYPTLLDSYAPSMAPAAPGDLAFPVSDVAAEYVDGKEMVLYATLALPAGNGQQGSSKFTHVWQQGTAVVNDVPAAHPTTGDNILSTATIDFSD